One region of Oxalobacteraceae bacterium OTU3CAMAD1 genomic DNA includes:
- a CDS encoding TetR/AcrR family transcriptional regulator: MGTTNTSDNVDVRGNILATGQRIMAGKGFSAVGLNEILATAGVPKGSFYHYFGSKDAFGEAMLEAYFEDYLADMDATLGQSGLTMAQRLMNYWQAWQNSQSFYDCQGKCLAVKLGAEVADLSEAMRLSLKRGTAGIVGRLAGAIEAGVAEGSLSIDGDVEETAHSLYQLWLGASVMVKIVRDTTPFESALRTTKQILHLPVG, encoded by the coding sequence ATGGGCACAACTAACACCTCCGACAACGTCGATGTTCGCGGGAACATCCTAGCCACCGGCCAGCGCATCATGGCGGGCAAGGGATTTTCGGCCGTCGGCCTGAACGAGATCCTCGCCACGGCCGGGGTGCCCAAGGGTTCCTTCTACCATTACTTCGGTTCGAAGGACGCGTTCGGCGAGGCGATGCTCGAAGCGTATTTCGAGGACTATTTGGCCGACATGGACGCGACGCTCGGCCAGTCCGGTTTGACGATGGCGCAGCGCCTGATGAACTACTGGCAGGCGTGGCAGAACTCGCAGTCGTTCTACGATTGCCAGGGCAAGTGCCTGGCCGTCAAGCTGGGTGCCGAAGTGGCGGACTTGTCCGAGGCGATGCGGTTGTCGTTGAAGCGCGGCACGGCCGGCATCGTCGGCAGGTTGGCCGGCGCGATCGAGGCCGGCGTGGCCGAGGGATCGTTGTCCATCGACGGCGATGTCGAGGAAACGGCGCACAGCCTGTATCAGCTGTGGCTGGGCGCCAGCGTGATGGTGAAGATCGTGCGGGACACCACCCCGTTCGAGTCCGCGCTGCGGACCACAAAGCAGATTTTGCATTTACCTGTTGGGTAA
- a CDS encoding NAD-dependent succinate-semialdehyde dehydrogenase, giving the protein MLEHIKSSGWLRETNFIGGVWVAADDGAVNGVDDPATGAALGTIAWSGAADTRRAIDAAHSAFVSWSMTTANERADVLQKMAATVRANLDDLAAMLTLEQGKPLAEARAEIKLGADYIQWFAEQARRINGEIIPSPWQGRQILVTREPVGVVGAISPWNFPFSMLARKVAPALAAGCTVVVKPSELTPYCGLLWGVLAEAAGVPAGVVNVVTGDAAAIGGELVADARVRKLTFTGSTRIGKLLYQQSAATMKKLSLELGGNAPFIVFDDADIDRAVDGAVAAKFRNSGQTCICVNRFYVQDGVYDEFARRLTERVAALKVGNGFSSDVQQGPLINAAAVEKVEAHIADAKAKGGRILSGGRRHALGGTFFEPTVIADATADMLIAREETFGPVAALFRFGHEQEAVDAANAAPFGLAAYFYSQNLSRVFRLSRALESGMVGVNEGLVTTEVAPFGGVKDSGIGREGATQGIDEYLHLKYVSLGGL; this is encoded by the coding sequence ATGCTGGAACATATCAAGTCCTCGGGTTGGCTGCGTGAGACCAACTTCATCGGCGGCGTCTGGGTCGCCGCCGACGACGGCGCCGTCAACGGCGTCGACGATCCGGCCACCGGTGCCGCGCTCGGAACGATCGCCTGGTCCGGCGCGGCCGACACCCGCCGCGCCATCGACGCCGCGCACTCGGCTTTCGTGTCGTGGTCGATGACCACCGCCAATGAACGGGCCGATGTGCTTCAGAAAATGGCCGCCACGGTGCGCGCCAATCTGGACGACCTCGCGGCCATGCTGACCCTGGAGCAGGGCAAGCCGCTGGCCGAGGCGCGCGCTGAAATCAAGCTTGGCGCCGACTACATCCAGTGGTTCGCCGAACAGGCGCGCCGCATCAACGGCGAGATCATCCCGTCGCCGTGGCAGGGCCGGCAAATTCTGGTGACGCGCGAACCGGTCGGCGTGGTGGGCGCGATCTCGCCCTGGAATTTCCCCTTCTCCATGCTGGCGCGCAAAGTCGCTCCGGCACTCGCGGCTGGTTGCACGGTCGTCGTCAAGCCGTCGGAGCTGACGCCGTATTGCGGCCTGCTGTGGGGCGTGCTGGCCGAGGCGGCGGGTGTGCCGGCCGGCGTGGTCAATGTCGTCACCGGCGACGCGGCGGCCATCGGCGGCGAACTGGTGGCCGATGCGCGGGTGCGCAAGCTCACCTTCACCGGTTCGACCAGGATCGGCAAGCTGCTGTATCAGCAATCGGCCGCGACGATGAAAAAGCTGTCGCTGGAGTTGGGCGGCAACGCGCCCTTCATCGTCTTCGACGACGCCGACATCGACCGCGCGGTGGACGGCGCCGTCGCCGCCAAGTTCCGCAACAGCGGGCAAACCTGCATCTGCGTCAACCGCTTCTATGTGCAGGACGGCGTCTACGACGAGTTCGCGCGCCGCCTGACCGAACGTGTCGCCGCACTCAAGGTGGGCAACGGTTTCAGTTCAGACGTCCAGCAGGGACCGCTGATCAATGCGGCGGCGGTCGAAAAGGTCGAGGCACATATCGCCGACGCCAAGGCCAAGGGCGGCCGGATTTTGTCCGGCGGCCGGCGCCATGCGCTCGGCGGCACCTTCTTCGAGCCGACCGTCATCGCCGACGCCACCGCCGACATGCTGATCGCGCGCGAGGAGACGTTCGGCCCGGTGGCCGCCTTGTTCCGCTTCGGGCACGAGCAGGAAGCGGTCGACGCGGCCAACGCCGCCCCGTTCGGCCTGGCCGCGTATTTCTACAGCCAGAATCTGTCGCGCGTGTTCCGCCTGTCGCGGGCGCTGGAGAGTGGCATGGTCGGCGTCAACGAAGGGCTGGTGACGACCGAGGTCGCGCCGTTCGGCGGCGTCAAGGACAGCGGCATCGGGCGCGAAGGCGCGACCCAGGGCATCGACGAATACCTGCACCTCAAATATGTCAGTCTCGGCGGCCTGTAA
- a CDS encoding NAD(P)-dependent alcohol dehydrogenase has product MQVHAYGAHAADKPLETLAITRRAPGAHDVLIDIAFCGICHSDLHQVRAEWAGTQYPCVPGHEIVGRVSAVGAHVTGHQVGDLVGVGCLVDSCQHCADCDDGLENYCDGMIGTYNFPTPDAPGWTLGGYSEKIVVHERFVLKVRHPEEQLAAVAPLLCAGITTYSPLRHWNAGPGKKIGVVGIGGLGHMGIKLAHAMGAHVVAFTTSDSKREAAIQLGADEVVVSKNADEMAAHAKSFDFILNTVAAPHDLDALLVLLKRDGTMALVGAPATPHPSPNVFNLLMKRRSIAGSMIGGIPETQEMLDFCAEHGIVADIELVRADQINESYERMLKGDVRYRFVIDTATLTV; this is encoded by the coding sequence ATGCAAGTACACGCCTACGGCGCCCACGCCGCCGACAAGCCGCTCGAAACGCTGGCCATCACCCGCCGCGCCCCGGGCGCCCACGATGTCCTGATCGACATCGCCTTTTGCGGCATCTGCCACTCCGACCTGCACCAGGTGCGCGCCGAATGGGCCGGCACGCAGTACCCGTGCGTACCGGGCCACGAGATCGTCGGCCGCGTGTCGGCCGTCGGCGCGCACGTCACCGGCCACCAGGTCGGCGACCTGGTCGGCGTCGGCTGCCTGGTCGACAGCTGCCAGCATTGCGCCGATTGCGACGACGGACTTGAAAATTATTGCGACGGCATGATCGGCACCTACAACTTTCCCACGCCGGACGCGCCGGGTTGGACCCTGGGCGGCTATTCGGAGAAAATCGTCGTGCACGAGCGCTTCGTGCTGAAGGTGCGCCATCCGGAGGAACAGCTGGCCGCCGTCGCGCCGCTGCTGTGCGCCGGCATCACCACCTACTCGCCGCTGCGCCACTGGAACGCCGGTCCCGGCAAGAAAATCGGCGTGGTCGGCATCGGTGGCCTGGGCCACATGGGCATCAAGCTGGCCCACGCGATGGGCGCCCACGTGGTGGCCTTCACCACCTCCGATTCGAAACGCGAAGCGGCGATCCAGCTGGGCGCCGACGAGGTGGTCGTCTCGAAAAACGCCGACGAGATGGCGGCCCACGCCAAGAGCTTCGACTTCATCCTCAACACGGTGGCGGCGCCGCACGACCTCGACGCCCTGCTGGTGCTGCTCAAGCGCGACGGCACCATGGCCCTGGTGGGCGCGCCGGCGACGCCACATCCATCGCCCAACGTCTTCAATCTGCTCATGAAGCGGCGCTCGATCGCCGGCTCGATGATCGGCGGCATCCCGGAAACCCAGGAGATGCTGGACTTCTGCGCCGAGCACGGCATCGTCGCCGACATCGAACTGGTGCGGGCCGACCAGATCAACGAATCCTACGAGCGCATGCTCAAGGGCGACGTGCGCTACCGTTTCGTGATCGACACCGCCACCTTGACGGTCTGA
- a CDS encoding xanthine dehydrogenase family protein molybdopterin-binding subunit: MKFDKPATTNPIDQLRVVGKPVDRVEGLLKVTGTATYAYEQHAAAPGAAYGYVLGAAIAKGRIDSIDTARAQAAPGVLAVVTADNAGKLDKGEFYADRALAGPAVDHYHQAVALVVAETFEQARAAASLINVRYTRSAGAFDLEAARDGAQPPKPGKFRPPAQTGIGDFAGAYAGAAVKLDATYTTPDQAHAMMEPHATIAAWSGDQLTLWTAIQQVNWGRRDLAKTLGIEVENIRLVSPYIGGGFGGKGTILCDAVLASLGARAAKRPVKVALQRPLMFNNATHRPATIQRIRIGATAAGDIVAIGHESWSGNIAGGRPEAATAPTRLLYAGANRMTQLKLAQLDLAEGSAMRAPGEAPGMMALEIAMDELAEKLKLDPIAFRVRNDTQVDPEDPKRPFSQRQLIACLNTGAERFGWSRRPERPASRRDGRWLIGYGVAAAIRGAPVMTSGARVRLDKRGVVTVETDMTDIGTGSYTIIAQTAAEMMGVALDQVVVRLGDSRFPESAGSGGQWGAASSTAGVYAACVQLREAVAKQLGFNVADATFAQGQVKWGGRSVALQSAARERELVGEDKMEYGDLAQRFAQQTFGAHFAEVAVDAYTGEIRIRRMLAVCAAGRIINPKTARSQIIGGMTMGAGAALMEDMVIDKRVGYFVNHDLAGYEVPVHADIPHLDAIFLDEADATAGPLKAKGVGELGISGVAAAIANAVYNATGIRVREYPITLDKLIGKLPKVA, encoded by the coding sequence ATGAAATTCGATAAACCCGCCACCACCAATCCCATCGACCAGTTGCGCGTGGTCGGCAAACCGGTCGACCGCGTCGAAGGCCTGCTCAAGGTCACCGGCACCGCCACCTACGCCTACGAGCAGCACGCGGCGGCGCCCGGCGCGGCCTACGGCTATGTGCTGGGCGCGGCCATCGCCAAAGGCCGCATCGACAGCATCGACACCGCCCGCGCCCAAGCCGCGCCAGGCGTGCTGGCGGTGGTCACCGCCGACAACGCCGGCAAGCTCGACAAGGGTGAGTTCTATGCCGACCGCGCACTGGCCGGTCCCGCCGTCGACCACTATCACCAGGCGGTCGCGCTGGTGGTGGCCGAGACCTTCGAACAGGCGCGGGCGGCGGCCAGCCTGATTAACGTGCGCTACACCCGCAGCGCCGGCGCCTTCGACCTGGAGGCCGCAAGGGACGGGGCACAGCCGCCGAAGCCGGGCAAGTTCCGGCCGCCGGCGCAAACGGGCATCGGCGATTTCGCCGGCGCCTACGCCGGCGCGGCCGTCAAGCTCGACGCCACCTACACCACGCCGGACCAGGCCCACGCGATGATGGAGCCGCACGCCACCATCGCCGCCTGGAGCGGCGACCAGCTGACGCTGTGGACCGCGATCCAGCAAGTCAACTGGGGCAGGCGCGACCTGGCCAAGACGCTGGGCATCGAGGTTGAAAACATCCGCCTGGTGTCGCCGTACATCGGCGGCGGCTTCGGCGGCAAGGGCACGATCTTGTGCGACGCCGTGCTGGCGTCGCTGGGCGCCCGCGCCGCCAAACGTCCGGTCAAGGTGGCACTGCAGCGTCCCCTCATGTTCAACAACGCCACCCACCGGCCGGCGACGATACAGCGCATCCGCATCGGCGCCACGGCGGCGGGCGACATCGTCGCCATCGGCCACGAGAGCTGGTCGGGCAACATCGCCGGCGGTCGCCCGGAGGCGGCCACCGCCCCCACCCGATTGCTGTACGCGGGCGCCAACCGCATGACGCAACTGAAACTGGCGCAGCTCGATCTGGCCGAAGGCAGCGCCATGCGCGCGCCGGGCGAGGCGCCGGGCATGATGGCGCTGGAAATCGCCATGGACGAACTGGCCGAAAAGCTGAAGCTCGACCCGATCGCATTCAGGGTCCGCAATGATACGCAGGTCGACCCGGAAGACCCGAAACGTCCGTTCTCGCAGCGCCAGCTGATCGCCTGCCTGAACACCGGCGCGGAGCGTTTCGGCTGGAGCCGGCGCCCTGAACGTCCGGCCAGCCGGCGCGACGGGCGCTGGCTGATCGGCTACGGCGTGGCCGCCGCCATCCGTGGCGCGCCGGTCATGACCTCGGGCGCGCGCGTGCGACTGGACAAGCGCGGCGTGGTGACGGTGGAAACCGACATGACCGATATCGGCACCGGCAGCTACACCATCATCGCGCAGACCGCCGCCGAGATGATGGGCGTGGCGCTGGACCAGGTGGTGGTGCGCCTGGGCGACTCGCGCTTTCCGGAGTCGGCCGGTTCCGGCGGCCAGTGGGGCGCGGCGTCGTCGACGGCCGGCGTTTACGCCGCCTGCGTCCAGCTGCGGGAGGCGGTGGCAAAGCAGCTCGGCTTCAACGTGGCCGACGCCACCTTCGCCCAGGGCCAGGTCAAATGGGGCGGGCGCAGCGTGGCCTTGCAGTCCGCCGCGCGCGAGCGCGAGCTGGTTGGGGAGGACAAGATGGAGTACGGCGACCTGGCCCAGCGCTTCGCGCAGCAGACCTTCGGCGCGCACTTCGCCGAAGTGGCGGTGGACGCGTACACCGGCGAGATCCGCATCCGGCGCATGCTGGCCGTATGCGCGGCGGGGCGCATCATCAATCCGAAGACGGCGCGCAGCCAGATCATCGGCGGCATGACGATGGGCGCCGGCGCCGCGCTGATGGAAGACATGGTGATCGACAAGCGTGTCGGCTACTTCGTCAACCATGATCTGGCCGGATACGAGGTGCCGGTGCACGCCGACATTCCGCACCTGGACGCCATCTTCCTCGACGAGGCCGACGCCACCGCCGGGCCGTTGAAGGCGAAGGGCGTGGGCGAACTGGGGATCAGCGGCGTGGCTGCGGCCATCGCCAACGCGGTGTACAACGCCACCGGAATACGGGTGCGGGAGTATCCGATCACACTGGATAAGTTGATCGGCAAGTTACCCAAGGTGGCGTAA
- a CDS encoding AraC family transcriptional regulator has protein sequence MEKSVDTLCDALARKCAPFALAKENPTIIPQLTLYRHTAATQPLPITYTPSIALVVQGSKHVHLGTNTFIYDRSRFLLTSIELPVTSQVMEASEAVPYMCLRLGLDMRLVAEVIADTEPAVAGAGADSFGMETGEATADIIGAFGRLIDALHTPGDARFLGELLQREIIYRVLQSQAGSRLRAIATSGDHSHRTAKAVAWVRANFTKALRVENLAAVAGMGVSTLHYHFRRLTSMSPLQYQKQLRLQEARRRMLTDGLDAASAAFEVGYESASQFNREYSRVFGLSPMRDVRALRDQVGI, from the coding sequence GTGGAGAAATCGGTCGACACGCTGTGCGACGCGCTCGCGCGCAAATGCGCGCCATTCGCATTGGCCAAGGAAAATCCCACCATCATTCCCCAGCTGACCCTGTACCGCCACACGGCCGCGACGCAGCCGCTGCCGATCACCTACACGCCCAGCATCGCGCTGGTGGTGCAGGGGAGCAAGCATGTGCACCTGGGGACCAACACCTTCATTTACGACCGCTCGCGGTTTTTGCTGACCTCGATCGAGCTGCCGGTCACCAGCCAGGTGATGGAGGCGAGCGAGGCGGTGCCGTACATGTGCCTGCGGCTGGGACTGGACATGCGCTTGGTGGCCGAGGTGATCGCCGACACCGAGCCCGCCGTCGCCGGTGCGGGAGCGGATTCGTTCGGTATGGAAACAGGCGAGGCGACCGCCGACATCATTGGCGCCTTCGGCCGGCTGATCGACGCGCTCCACACGCCCGGCGACGCGCGTTTTCTTGGTGAACTACTACAGCGGGAAATCATCTACCGGGTGTTGCAAAGCCAGGCGGGAAGCCGGCTGCGCGCGATCGCCACCAGTGGCGACCACAGCCACCGGACCGCCAAGGCGGTGGCCTGGGTGCGCGCCAACTTCACCAAGGCTTTGCGGGTGGAGAACCTGGCGGCGGTGGCCGGCATGGGGGTGTCGACGTTGCATTACCATTTCCGCCGGTTGACGTCGATGAGTCCACTGCAATACCAGAAACAGCTGCGCTTGCAGGAAGCGCGCCGCCGCATGCTGACCGATGGCCTGGACGCCGCCAGCGCCGCCTTCGAGGTTGGCTATGAAAGCGCCAGCCAGTTCAATCGCGAATACAGCCGGGTGTTCGGCCTGTCGCCGATGCGCGACGTGCGCGCGCTGCGCGACCAGGTCGGTATCTGA
- a CDS encoding AraC family transcriptional regulator, whose protein sequence is MRSTDDMAAPRGAHQRALARIIEGRLCGSGDYETAIPHLRFFRRDEAAPPTVCMVEPSIVFVAQGAKRLWVGGEGYMYDSSRLLVTSLDLPAGSEVLTASAEQPCVGLALKLDMRVLAELIAQGGLPAPDGAAAGAGMGLGMATADILAPLERLLALLDDPAAIPVIAPLIQREIYYRLLRGDQAGRLRRITAVDSQGHRITKAIDWLKTNFTQSLRVEDLAARVQMSATTFHQHFRQLTAMSPLQYQKWLRLNEAKRLMLNEDLDAASAAYKVGYESPSQFSREYSRLYGMSPKRDIMVMRGRAADGV, encoded by the coding sequence ATGAGATCGACAGACGACATGGCGGCGCCGCGCGGCGCGCATCAGCGGGCGCTGGCCCGCATCATTGAAGGTCGGCTGTGCGGCAGCGGCGACTACGAGACGGCGATTCCGCACCTGCGCTTTTTCAGGCGCGACGAGGCCGCGCCGCCGACCGTGTGCATGGTCGAGCCGAGCATCGTGTTCGTCGCGCAGGGGGCCAAGCGCCTGTGGGTCGGCGGCGAGGGATACATGTATGACAGCTCGCGGCTGCTGGTGACGTCGCTGGACTTGCCGGCCGGCTCGGAGGTGCTGACGGCCAGCGCGGAGCAGCCATGCGTGGGGCTGGCGTTGAAGCTCGATATGCGGGTGCTCGCGGAACTGATCGCCCAGGGCGGGCTGCCGGCACCGGACGGGGCGGCCGCCGGCGCCGGCATGGGGCTTGGCATGGCGACCGCGGATATCCTGGCGCCTCTCGAGCGGCTGCTGGCATTGCTGGACGACCCTGCCGCGATTCCGGTGATCGCGCCGTTGATACAGCGCGAGATTTACTACCGGTTGCTGCGGGGAGATCAGGCGGGGCGCCTGCGGCGGATCACGGCGGTGGACAGCCAGGGGCACCGCATCACCAAGGCCATCGACTGGCTGAAAACGAATTTCACGCAGTCGCTGCGGGTCGAGGATCTGGCGGCGCGGGTGCAGATGAGCGCGACCACGTTCCACCAGCATTTTCGCCAGTTGACCGCCATGAGTCCCTTGCAGTACCAGAAGTGGCTCAGATTGAACGAAGCGAAGCGCCTGATGCTGAACGAGGACCTGGATGCCGCCAGCGCGGCCTACAAGGTGGGCTACGAAAGCCCGTCCCAGTTCAGCCGCGAGTACAGCCGCCTGTACGGAATGTCGCCCAAGCGCGACATCATGGTGATGCGCGGCCGGGCCGCCGACGGAGTGTAA
- the paoA gene encoding aldehyde dehydrogenase iron-sulfur subunit, translated as MKSLIGPDVTRRTFLVSSSTAVAATMVPGAAHGAPAAAAAAPSMTTTSIEVNGKTHRLELDTRVTLLDALREHLHLTGTKKGCDHGQCGACTVLVNGRRVNACLTLAVMHDGDRITTIEGLGTPAELHPMQAAFVKHDGFQCGYCTPGQICSAVGALDEIKRGVPSHASASLTSIPVVTADELRERMSGNICRCGAYSNIIEAITEVAEGKA; from the coding sequence ATGAAAAGCCTTATCGGCCCCGACGTAACACGACGCACCTTTCTGGTCTCCAGTTCGACGGCCGTGGCCGCGACCATGGTGCCGGGCGCCGCGCACGGCGCGCCCGCCGCCGCTGCCGCAGCGCCGTCGATGACCACAACCTCGATCGAAGTGAACGGCAAAACGCACCGGCTGGAGCTCGACACGCGCGTCACCCTGCTCGACGCCCTGCGCGAGCATCTGCACCTGACCGGCACCAAGAAAGGCTGCGACCACGGCCAGTGCGGCGCCTGCACGGTGCTGGTCAACGGCCGCCGCGTCAATGCCTGCCTGACCCTGGCCGTGATGCACGACGGCGACCGGATCACCACCATCGAGGGCCTGGGGACGCCGGCCGAGCTGCACCCGATGCAGGCCGCCTTCGTCAAGCACGACGGCTTCCAGTGCGGCTACTGTACGCCCGGACAGATCTGCTCGGCCGTCGGCGCCCTGGATGAAATCAAACGCGGCGTGCCCAGCCATGCCAGCGCCAGCCTGACCAGCATCCCCGTCGTGACGGCGGACGAACTGCGCGAGCGCATGAGCGGCAATATCTGCCGCTGCGGCGCCTACTCCAACATCATCGAGGCGATCACCGAGGTCGCGGAGGGCAAGGCATGA
- a CDS encoding DUF2945 domain-containing protein — protein MTNELKAGDKVQWNSPQGVVHGKVKKKLTSPTHIKGHEVAASKDHPEYLVVSDKTGAEAAHKADALKKI, from the coding sequence ATGACAAACGAATTGAAGGCAGGCGACAAAGTACAGTGGAACTCGCCCCAGGGCGTGGTGCACGGCAAGGTCAAAAAGAAGCTGACCTCCCCCACCCACATCAAGGGGCATGAGGTGGCGGCGTCGAAGGATCATCCCGAGTATCTGGTGGTCAGCGACAAGACCGGCGCCGAGGCGGCGCACAAGGCCGACGCGTTGAAAAAAATCTGA
- a CDS encoding xanthine dehydrogenase family protein subunit M, whose product MRAFTYQRVRTPAEAAEAAARNPGARFIAGGTNLLDLMKLEIETPAHLIDVNGIGLDKIEPTPEGGLRVGALVRNTDLAADATVRRDYAVLSRALLAGASAQLRNKATTAGNLLQRTRCPYFYDTNQACNKRQPGSGCSAIGGYSRQLAVVGASDACIATHPSDMAVGMRALDAVVETVRADGAGRRIPIADFYRPPGATPHLENTLQPGELITAVVLPAPVGGRHHYQKVRDRASYAFALVSVAAIVQPDGSGRVALGGVAHQPWRSAAGDAALPQGARAVIASLLGKAAPTKENAFKVALAERTLQSIIADGGKAKS is encoded by the coding sequence ATGAGAGCGTTCACCTATCAGCGCGTGCGCACCCCCGCCGAGGCGGCCGAGGCGGCGGCACGCAACCCCGGCGCCCGCTTCATCGCCGGCGGCACCAACCTGCTCGACCTGATGAAGCTGGAAATCGAAACGCCGGCCCATCTGATAGACGTCAACGGCATCGGCCTGGACAAGATCGAGCCGACGCCCGAAGGCGGCCTGCGCGTCGGCGCGCTGGTGCGCAACACCGACCTGGCCGCCGACGCGACCGTGCGGCGCGACTACGCGGTGCTGTCGCGCGCATTGCTGGCCGGGGCCTCGGCGCAGCTGCGCAACAAGGCCACGACGGCCGGCAACCTGCTGCAGCGCACCCGCTGCCCCTACTTCTACGACACCAACCAGGCGTGCAACAAGCGCCAGCCGGGCAGCGGCTGCTCCGCCATCGGCGGCTATAGCCGGCAACTGGCCGTGGTCGGCGCCAGCGACGCTTGCATCGCCACCCATCCCAGCGACATGGCGGTCGGCATGCGCGCGCTCGACGCCGTCGTCGAGACGGTGCGGGCCGACGGCGCCGGCCGCCGGATTCCCATCGCCGACTTCTATCGGCCGCCGGGCGCCACACCCCACCTGGAGAACACGCTGCAACCAGGCGAATTGATTACGGCGGTGGTGCTGCCGGCCCCTGTCGGCGGACGCCACCACTATCAAAAGGTGCGCGACCGCGCCTCCTATGCGTTCGCGCTGGTGTCGGTGGCGGCGATCGTCCAACCCGACGGTAGCGGCCGCGTGGCGCTGGGCGGCGTGGCGCACCAGCCCTGGCGCAGCGCGGCCGGCGACGCCGCCCTGCCCCAGGGCGCGCGCGCCGTCATCGCGAGCCTGCTCGGCAAGGCCGCCCCCACCAAGGAGAACGCGTTCAAGGTCGCCCTGGCCGAACGCACGCTGCAATCGATCATCGCCGATGGCGGAAAGGCCAAGTCATGA